One segment of Triticum aestivum cultivar Chinese Spring chromosome 2A, IWGSC CS RefSeq v2.1, whole genome shotgun sequence DNA contains the following:
- the LOC100037533 gene encoding polyphenol oxidase I, chloroplastic: MESSRMPLSATPRMPCSLQTLARRNLLRGLHLRKDARQPRRLSVSCEATGGCRVDRREVLLGLGGAAAAGLATDKGRGAIAAPIQAPDLRNCQTPELPNTPPDTNCCPTPGTGITDFVLPPVSSPLRVRPAAHLVDAGYLAKYERAVALMKQLPADDPRSFEQQWHVHCAYCDAAYDQVGFPDLELQIHNCWLFFPWHRFYLYFQERILGKLIGDDTFALPFWNWDAPAGMTLPAIYADRSSPLYDERRDPAHQPPVLVDLDSSGSDTNIPRDQQIDENLKIMYRQMISNAKKTLLFLGQPYRAGDQPDPGASSLENVPHGTVHVWTGDPRQPNLADMGNFFSAARDPIFFAHHGNMDRLWHVWRGLRPSNTDFTDPDWLDAAFLFYDEEARPVRVRVRDCLDPAALRYTYQDVGLPWLNARPAKASSGTPAPATTGTLPATLDSTIRVTVTRPRVSRSRREKDEEEEVLVVEGIEIADHFNKFIKFDVLVNEPEGGVDGTPATATGYCAGSFAHTPHMVRPEETRKGSVKTVARFGVCDLMDDIGADGDQTVVVSLVPRCGGELVTVGGVSISYLK; encoded by the exons ATGGAGAGCAGTCGCATGCCACTGAGTGCCACCCCTCGCATGCCATGCAGCCTCCAAACCCTTGCGCGCCGCAACCTTCTCCGTGGCCTTCACCTCCGGAAGGACGCGAGGCAGCCACGGCGTCTCTCAGTCTCATGCGAGGCGACCGGCGGCTGCCGCGTCGACCGCCGTGAGGTGCTCCTCGGTCTCGGCGGCGCCGCGGCTGCCGGTCTGGCCACGGACAAAGGTCGAGGCGCGATCGCCGCGCCCATCCAGGCCCCGGACCTCCGCAACTGCCAAACGCCCGAGCTCCCGAACACGCCGCCGGACACCAACTGCTGCCCGACGCCCGGCACCGGCATCACCGACTTCGTGCTGCCGCCCGTCTCCTCGCCGCTCCGCGTGCGTCCGGCAGCGCACCTGGTGGACGCGGGGTACCTGGCCAAGTACGAGAGGGCCGTGGCGCTCATGAAGCAGCTGCCCGCCGACGACCCGCGCAGCTTCGAGCAGCAGTGGCACGTGCACTGCGCCTACTGCGACGCCGCCTACGACCAGGTCGGGTTCCCGGACCTGGAGCTCCAGATACACAACTGCTGGCTCTTCTTCCCATGGCACAG GTTCTACCTCTACTTCCAGGAGAGGATCCTCGGCAAGCTCATCGGCGACGACACCTTCGCGCTGCCCTTCTGGAACTGGGACGCGCCGGCCGGCATGACGCTGCCGGCCATCTACGCCGACAGGTCGTCGCCGCTCTACGACGAGAGGCGCGACCCCGCGCACCAGCCGCCGGTGCTGGTCGACCTTGACTCCAGTGGGTCCGACACCAATATCCCAAGAGACCAGCAGATCGACGAGAACCTCAAGATCATGTACCGCCAG ATGATTTCGAACGCGAAGAAGACGCTGCTGTTCCTGGGACAGCCGTACCGCGCCGGCGACCAGCCGGACCCGGGCGCCAGCTCCCTGGAGAACGTGCCGCACGGCACGGTCCACGTCTGGACTGGCGACCCAAGGCAGCCCAACTTGGCGGACATGGGCAACTTCTTCTCGGCGGCGCGCGACCCCATCTTCTTCGCGCACCACGGCAACATGGACCGCCTGTGGCACGTCTGGCGCGGCCTCCGCCCGAGCAACACTGACTTCACTGACCCCGACTGGCTCGACGCCGCCTTCCTCTTCTACGACGAGGAGGCCCGCCCCGTGCGCGTGCGCGTCCGGGACTGCCTCGACCCGGCCGCGCTGCGGTACACGTACCAGGACGTCGGCCTGCCGTGGCTCAACGCCAGGCCGGCCAAGGCGTCCAGCGGGACGCCGGCGCCCGCCACCACCGGTACCCTCCCTGCCACCCTGGACAGCACCATACGGGTGACCGTGACGAGGCCCAGGGTGTCGAGGAGCCGCCGGGaaaaggacgaggaggaggaggtgctggTCGTGGAGGGGATCGAGATCGCCGACCATTTCAACAAGTTCATCAAGTTCGACGTGCTGGTGAACGAGCCCGAGGGAGGGGTGGACGGcacgccggcgacggcgacggggtacTGCGCCGGGAGCTTCGCGCACACGCCGCACATGGTCCGGCCCGAGGAGACGAGGAAGGGGTCGGTCAAGACGGTGGCGAGGTTCGGCGTGTGCGACCTGATGGACGACATCGGAGCGGACGGCGACCAGACGGTGGTCGTGTCGCTCGTACCCAGGTGCGGCGGTGAGCTGGTCACCGTAGGCGGCGTCAGCATCAGCTACCTCAAGTGA